A segment of the Prochlorococcus marinus str. MIT 9215 genome:
AACGATTGGTCTACTAGCTAAACTCATAGGGCATATAGGGTTAATTATCATTGCATCAATACATGGGTGCACTATTGGACCACCTGCAGCCATTGAATATGCTGTTGAACCAGTAGTCGTAGATATGATCAGTCCATCACCTTTATATTCATTCACCTTTTCGTTATCTATTTCAATTTGTATTTGGTTGGTAGGAGAAATGTCTTCTTCCACAGATTTAAAATAAAAATCATTTAAGGCGTCGTAGCTTTTTATAATTTTTCTCTCAGAACTTGTCCCGTTAATACAAACATTGCAATTTAATCTATTACGAAGGTCAATTGTATATTCTTCGTTTTCAAGGATTTCAATAAAAGATTTGTTAAATAAAAAATCTTTTTCTTGTGTAAGGAACCCCAGATTGCCACCAATATTAATACTCAACAAAGGAATATCATAATCAGCTAAAGCATTTGCACATTTTAAGAAGGTTCCATCCCCTCCAAGAACTATGCCAATATTTGGTTGCAATTCTGGATTGCCTAGATATTTGTCAATTTCATCTTTATGAAAATCACTTTCAATTCTGTTTGAGTTTATATTTTTAGCTTTGAGAACTTCTTCACAGAATTTAGAAGCCTCTTGAGCTATCGAACTCTCTGAACGATATACAATAAGCACTAATGAAAGTTTCATTTAATGCTTTTACCATTTTAATAAATTAAAACTTTCCATATCAACTGTCACCCTGTTCCTGTAAAGAGATAATAATATAGCTAATCCAACGGCTGCTTCAGCGGCAGCAACAGTAATAACAAAAATTGTAAAAACTTGTCCTTGAATTAAATTATTATCAATATAGGAGGAAAATGCCATCAAGTTTATATTTACCGCATTGAGCATTAATTCGATGCTCATAAGAACTCTTACTGCATTTCTGCTATTTAATAATCCCCAAATACCAATACAGAATAGTGCTGAAGATACTATTAAAAAAGCTTGAAGAGGGATTGATTCTAAGTTCATCATAATAAATTTGAAAGGTTAATTTTTATTTGTAAGTAACGGTTCTGGTGATTTTTCAATTAACTCTTGATCTACAGGTAATCCTGTAGAAATATCTTTGCTCATTACATCTCTTCTTGCTAAAACAATAGCTCCAATCATTGCCATTAATAGTAAAACTGAAGCAACTTCGAATGGAAGCAAATAATCACTAAATAAATGCTCACCAATCCTAATAGTTGATTCTTCTCCTATAGAGTTTTCAGGAATTGATAGGTTCCATACATTTGTTAGGTCAACCCTTATTAAGAGGCTTAGTAATGTTAAACATATCGATGTTGATATAATTCTTCTCGATTTAATATCATTGATAGGCTTTAAATCTTCTTTTTTATTGACTAACATAATTGCAAAAATTATTAATACATTTACTGCACCCACATAAACTAAAACTTGAGCTGCAGCAACAAAACTTGCA
Coding sequences within it:
- a CDS encoding NAD(+) kinase translates to MKLSLVLIVYRSESSIAQEASKFCEEVLKAKNINSNRIESDFHKDEIDKYLGNPELQPNIGIVLGGDGTFLKCANALADYDIPLLSINIGGNLGFLTQEKDFLFNKSFIEILENEEYTIDLRNRLNCNVCINGTSSERKIIKSYDALNDFYFKSVEEDISPTNQIQIEIDNEKVNEYKGDGLIISTTTGSTAYSMAAGGPIVHPCIDAMIINPICPMSLASRPIVIPNTSKVIIKPVKKSKGEIKLWRDGSKCMTIKETYHCEIKKGRSPCKIIKFKKSNNFYNTLIKKLDWKGDLSPKNPK
- the nuoK gene encoding NADH-quinone oxidoreductase subunit NuoK; the protein is MNLESIPLQAFLIVSSALFCIGIWGLLNSRNAVRVLMSIELMLNAVNINLMAFSSYIDNNLIQGQVFTIFVITVAAAEAAVGLAILLSLYRNRVTVDMESFNLLKW
- a CDS encoding NADH-quinone oxidoreductase subunit J, giving the protein MSIAITTQFICFTVLSLVVLIGALGVVLLESIVYSAFLLGGVFMSVAGLYLLLNASFVAAAQVLVYVGAVNVLIIFAIMLVNKKEDLKPINDIKSRRIISTSICLTLLSLLIRVDLTNVWNLSIPENSIGEESTIRIGEHLFSDYLLPFEVASVLLLMAMIGAIVLARRDVMSKDISTGLPVDQELIEKSPEPLLTNKN